ATGCAGACAGATGAGTAACTGATCTATCAAAGCTGCTAAAAAGCAACGATGAAAAACCTTCAACAAAGGaccagcagtgctttgctggcaaggaaaacacacaaaacaacaacaaacccttCATCCTTCCTATCGCAATCAGACTTTGGATTCAATGCCTGAACAAATCTTCCCAAATAAtggaaaaagaccaaaaaaataaatatggtaAATGACTCTACTTCTGGGCTCCATACCCAAGAGCTGATATAAGCACTACTCCAACTGATGGCTGCTCAagccagaaagagaaaagagctcattgtctgcaggcagcacagcagtacCACCTACTTCACATTGTCTCCTTATTAATCAAACTCTACTGGCAGGAATTCAGTCCTTTGTTCGATGTCCAGAGAGCTCCTACAtctttccagcttttctgtttccagaagtTGAAACACGAAGAATGTTTGGGGTTTCTTCCATGACTCTGACAAGCAAGTTATCGATGTAGTCTTCAAGCTCACGCACCTGGAGATCCTTCTTGGTGATCGTATCCTTCTGTTTCAGGACCAGCTGGATCAGCTCATCGTGTGTGAGCTGAGCATAAGCGTAGGCAGGATCTGAAGGACTGtatttctgcaaaagaaaagcaaggtcaCCTCACACGAGGGCACTGCAGACAAGAACTGAATGCTCTCTAGGAGATGGTTTGGAGTTCAAGCAGTGAGGAACTGCTTTACATTTCCATCTGCCAAcacacagctgctcctcagaaGTATTACCGTGCTTCCCACCTTTGTAGAGCTACATTCAATCTAAATGGCATTTTGGAATGCTGCTCATTAAAGCTTTATGACTGCTCAGACCCAAAGTGCTGAAAGCCAGGGAGGTCAAATTCAGGTTAAACAGCACAAACCCTCACATAGGCCTGAGGCGTTTCAGTCTTCTTCAGATTACcaccacaaacacacagcacagtttGTCTGATAACTCTGCCTTTAGCTCTTAAACTTGACAAACATTTTAACATGTCAGTCAatagtatttaaataaaactttcttcttttccacttgTACCAGAAGGAGGCACCACAGGATTAGCTTTAGAGGTCTCCTGAGACCAAGATTATCAGTAAAATAACCCACACTATAAATCTGAGTGGTTATACAAGCTGCAAAGAGATGCTCTTAGGAAGCAGAGGATATTAATGCAACACATTACAAGGCAGCAGACATGCCAAGGATACCTTTTCCCCATCTTTAAGATCCACAAATTTACTTCAGGGCAAAAAGAAGCTTCGCAGACTAATGATGTTTGCATATCAACAGTGATTAATTTGCCCAATCTTTCCTGCTGATCCAAGTTATGCAGATCCTGCATGTCACAAGCAGGaccagggcagcacagcaatgTCACTCAGAGATACAGCTCTGGATGTCCTGCTCACCTCTAGGCAGTCAGGCTGCAGCCCTCCATCCCCTCCACTCAGAAACCCCTGCTCAAACAGGAGGCTCTGATGCTATAATTGATGAGTTGCAAGAAAATCATAAAGAATGTCCCCACCTccaagaaaggaggaaagaaaactgcacagTCCCCATGGTCTGAGCACAAGCACAGTCCTGCGTGAGATACACAAGAGACATGATCCTAAGCAAAGTACAGGAGTTGAGTTTGAAGTGCTGCTCTCCACCCTACCTTTATGTTCATCTCAAGCAGCTTCTCATTCATAGTGCTGATGACATTCAGGTCTTTGCTTTGGGATTTATTTGCTGTGGTATTCATTGGCTTCACAGGATGAAGTCTGTAACATTACAAAGGGCTCATGTCATTCATGCAGTACACACAATACTGGCGTTACATCTTCAgagtgaaaacaaatacagtaaaaaaaatggggaaaagtCCTTCTCCGCACTCCCTCCCACTCCAGAGATAAAAGATTTGCCTTTGGGAAGATAAGAAATCTCTGCCTCAGCTACAGGCTTCTCTTAGTGCACTCTATTCTTTCTACTGCCTTTACTGACTTAAGGCATTGGAGATAAAGGAGTAACAAGGGAAATATATCCTGAACAAcatcacaaaggaaaagcaaggtCAGCCCACAGGAGAGGGCAGTAATACCAGCTGTTATTGCCATCTTTTGTGCACCAGTGAGTGAGTTCTTAATGAGAGCATACTTGTGGTTCTTGCAAAATACCAAATGCTTCTGCTACACTGGGACACACAGGTAGTACAACTTATCTGATCTGACTTTGTGCCATAAAAGGTGTTTTAACTGCTCAGGATTCGTGGTGCTGGTTGtaacagagcaagaaaagacaaagctcACATCAAAAGCAAGGCTCTCAGCACCGAGATACCTTCGATGCAGTTCCCATGTTCTCTCACCTGTGCTTAGGAGACATGGTTTCACCACTCTGCTGAGTTTGGTTAGGGTACGTTTCAGAGGGTGAAACCCATGCCTGAAGAAGCTTCTTCTTGCCAGAATTTCCTGCTTTATCAGCGAAGCCCTCTGCTGTTGGCTTTTTCGGAGACTCTGCTCTCTGACTTGGGGTGTCAGAGGAGAGGGAGCgagaggaggagcagggctgggaagaaCACGacagggaggaagaggaaacagaaggCTCAAAGAAGTCACTCTCTGCACGCTCCCCAACACCAGTATCTATTACTTGCTTCTCAAAACAACTACTGTGCTCACTGGAATGAGACGTCATACCTGAGTCAGGTGCCTGCTTACTGACTTCATGGCCGtgccctcctgcaggcagcacggGCACAgcacttcctcctcctgcagacaGAGTTACTCCGCCTGCAGCAGAGCTATCAGAGCTCTCCTGCTGGTTCTCATGCAAAGGTTTTCTACCTACAGACTCTGAAATGTTCTGATCATCTGCAGCAACGCCGTGGTTTTCCTGGCAGTCACCCTGCAGCTCATCATCAGAGCCTGCCTCAGGAATAGCAGGAAGGGCAGCCAGCCTCATGTTGTGATCTCCAGTAACTGAAAGGGCAGACTTCAGATTTGTAAGAGAATCAAACAAATCCTCGTCCCCTTCCTTTCTCACACGTCTGCTACTGCTGTCAGCTCTAAGCTTTACTGGTGGGACAAGAGCTGTCACTGAGCCATTCTGAGGGAGGCACCCAAAAGCACCAGGGGATTTCTCATTCTGTAAAGCAAGGCCGGATGCAGAGCCCTCACCCTCCCCTGACGGCCCAACACTTAACTCATCAGCCTGAGAAACTCGGGGATATCCCTGCATTAAAGACAGCCGTGGTGCAGGCTGTGGTGTGACAGCCCCCTCCCTgccagctctccctgcagcagcttccTGATGAGGCTGTGTGTGAGCACTGTGAACTGGGTTCACAGATCCTACTGGAGATGACTCATTTGTATCAGGAGGAGCATCCTGGGGATCCGATGTGGGTGAATGctcctccctcctcttttctctccacACCTCCTGCTTCTCTTTGAGCTCACTCTCAGAGGAAGgtggctgctcagcactgtTCTCTGCAAAGAGCACTAACTTGCTTCTATCTAAAGAAGTGCCCACCTGCGCCTGTACAGAATCACACTGATTCTTTGAAGCCACACCAGGGTCGACAGGAGTGCCAGGAGGGTTTGCTACAGCATTTACATTACGAGTTGAAGCCACACTCAAAGAGCTCCCtgaagcagtgacagcagagtaGCTCAGATCAGCAGAAAGTCCTGCTGAGGAATTGTCTCCATCACCAGGAAGGCCAACAGGGGAAGAAGCAGTGACAGCTGTGAGACCTGGCACATCCACACCCCATCCAGTCTTGGATATAAATGGATTATTGCCATTAAAATGACCACCAGAATGGAGAGAATGCGCAGGCAAAGGAGACGTGGAAGCATATGCATCAGAGCCTTCAGGATCCCGACCCcattcagaagcaaaaggaTTATTGCCACTATGAGAGATCTGCCCTTtgggagcagaggctgcaaGGTGATGGGATGAAGGGATGGCAACGTGGTCAGTACCCAGGGCTGGAGCTCCCCTGCCCCAGCTGGGATTAAAGGGGTTCTTGCCACTTAAATGCTCTGcagtgaaagaaggaagagatgcagaaGTAATGCCCTCAGAGTCTGGTactttctgttccattttagAAACAAAGGGATTGTTGTCACTATTGATGTGGTGCAAAGACAGATAAGCAGGAAGGGAATCAGGTGCAAGAGTAGGAAGAGTAGCTTTGGTTTCCTCCTCTGAAGACAGGCCCAGTCTGCAAAAGGGACAAAAAACTCACATGTCACCTGTGGATGCAACTTGAAGCAGCAACAGACAAGCTTCAGCACCAGACTGCACCACTGCCTGACAATGGAGATCAATTACACAGCAAGAGAGCCAGAAGCCTATCTAACAGACACCAGTAAATATGCTTAAATGCTCCTCACAGACACCTGGTTGATGTCAGAATGCTCCTGCTGCCATTTGCACACTCAAATTACTGCCACGTCTGCTTTTAAAGCGTGACCTCAACTCCTGCATCCCAAGCACTTCCATTAGTAAGACACCTCATGTGCAAGATGTTTAAACAGgaagaagcactgaaaacagagagTCAGAGGCAGGCAAAACATAGCCTTATTAGTAAGACAAATGtatttacacacacatatatacacagatatatatatgaAGTCACATATGCACAACCAGACATATGAAGGAGCAGAATTTCCGAAAAAGCCTTGAATACAAATGCCATAGATACACTTGCTGTTGCTGTGAACCGTGTCAAAAGCAGAAGGGCTCCAAGGTTAACTCTTGTGAAGACCACAGCAAATAATagaagggagaagcagaggTGTTAGAACTGATATTTCAGCCCTTGGATGTGTTCCAAGCCACGCAGCTCTGACAGAAGAATGTTAGTTTCTGCAAAAGAGCCAGCAAGAAACTTACCCCAGAACCTGAAAAGCTGCTTGCACTCAGAGAGCTGCTATTTTGGCATCACTTATTGGTAATATCCCTATGTCAATCTATTGTTTCATattgaaaaatatgaataataacCAAATAATAACCAAAATGATTGTGACCAATGGCTCCAAGCCCTCAGGAATCCCCCTCCCCCTGAACAGCACgatgctgctgcatgcagcacaTCAAGctcagaagtgctgctctgtgctagGAAGCACCCTAACTAAACCCACAACCACTGCATGTCACTATTTATGTCAGCATTTGAAGCAAAAGCCACTGACCTGGGTTTGACAGCTTTGGCctttgctggtgctgctgctttttcaggcTTCCGTTCTTCCTCAAAGGGGTTGAGTGGCTGCTTACTTGTGAAGGCTTCTGGCTGACTGTCTGCTGAAGGATTTCCTCTGCTTAAATCTGTTGGAGGTTCGAGACGTTTGGTCTCCTGTTcgcttttctcttctgcagctttgttctcctcttccttctgagTTCTGTCCGGAATACTTTCAGCATCACTGTTTTTAGCTGCTTCCTTCTTCCCCGTGACCAGGGAAAGCAAGGAAGACTTTTTCTGGTCCGTTTTTTTGGTCTCTTTGGTAACCTCAACACTCACAGGAACACTGGTTTCTACATATTCCTCACCGCTCAGCAATTTATATGATGGCAAAGACAGAGCTTTAAAGGTCTCCAAGGATGCAGACCCAGACATAGCATTGCTTGGAGATGTTCTTCCCATCTCCTCAGGTCCTTTAGTAGATCTGGAAAAGAggttttcttctgaagcagaGACCTGCTTCTTCCTGAAGTTGCgaggagagggggaagaagcTGGAGTGCTGTCCTTCTCTTCCATATAAACATGACTGCCATTGATACACAAACTGGACTTGGAAACTGGATCGTTTTTAGACCTAAGGCCACTAAATAAAGAGAGCCCTTCTTTCTTGGTGTTGCCAGGGGTTGGTTGGTTTAGCTGCCTGGTGTCTAAAGTCGCTGCTTTAATGTGTTTAAATACAGAAGGAGAGGACTCCTCGTCTAGAGGAATTTCAAAGgttcctggaaaaaaagaaaaaaataggaagaaattcaaGATTTCTCTGATGCTTGATATAAGCCCGTTAACTGATCACAGCAACAATGTGGGTGTGACTAGACTGGCCACATCCTCTGGGTACCTTAATGCTGTCAGCCCTCTGCACACTGAGCTTTTCAACACCTACAACCACCAGATATCCACTATGGAACCACACCACTGCCATGTGCAGGTTAGGCTTATGGCTTCTAAGCCAGCCAAAGGTAAGCTTAGCTTAAGAATATCTGCTATCCTCAGTTCCTGCAGACAttccaggtcaggctggatgcagctctgagcaccctgatggagctgtggtgtccctgttaactgcagggcagttggaccagatgacccttaaaggtcccttccaactcagatgcCTCTATGATTCCATGGCTCTGAGTACAGCCCCATGCACGCAGGCTGCATACTCACGTTCTGAGGTTGGAGAGGTCTCCAAGTCCTCATCGTCCCACTCCAGATGGAAATCCTTGGGCCTGTGCCTGACCCCGGCATCCACAGGCTGAGGTGTGGGCAGCACCGACATGGATTGTGAGAGGGAATTCTTCCGCAGGCCAGGTTTGGAAAACAGCGTTTTGAacttggatttcttcttttccttctcaggtGCTTCATCTTCACTATCAGCTGGGGAGTGTGTCGTGCTGGGTACGATGGCTGAGGCTGTGTCTGAGAGCCCACTGCTCCGCTTCCCCTTCAGCTTGTCCTTTAGTTTGCCAAATGGGGAGCGGGTCTTGTCCTTCATGGACAGATCAAACATGCTGGCCGTCATGTTGCTCCTCATGAACTGGATGTCCACCTCGatctctcctctctccttttcctttttccctggTTTGGAGCGTAGTTTGTACcacctgcaaaaaaaaacaatgagatTTCTTTCCTGAACAAGCTCCCCAGCCACACCAATAGCTTCACACAGGGTGCTGATGTTAGAAGAATGCATAAAGCCTACagtgcagggggaaaaaaaaaaagcaaaacctttaAATCTTACAGTGACATCACTGTCATATGACTGCAGAAACCATGTGAAAACACCTCT
Above is a window of Coturnix japonica isolate 7356 chromosome 22, Coturnix japonica 2.1, whole genome shotgun sequence DNA encoding:
- the RAB11FIP1 gene encoding rab11 family-interacting protein 1 isoform X6: MSAPAPRWVPTHVQVTVLRARGLRSKAAEGQGGSDAYAVMAVGRDKFSTSVAERCQGEPLWREEATFELPPPPRPVVLRLTVMHRALVGLDKFLGRAEVDLAALREDGGRRHSRWYKLRSKPGKKEKERGEIEVDIQFMRSNMTASMFDLSMKDKTRSPFGKLKDKLKGKRSSGLSDTASAIVPSTTHSPADSEDEAPEKEKKKSKFKTLFSKPGLRKNSLSQSMSVLPTPQPVDAGVRHRPKDFHLEWDDEDLETSPTSERTFEIPLDEESSPSVFKHIKAATLDTRQLNQPTPGNTKKEGLSLFSGLRSKNDPVSKSSLCINGSHVYMEEKDSTPASSPSPRNFRKKQVSASEENLFSRSTKGPEEMGRTSPSNAMSGSASLETFKALSLPSYKLLSGEEYVETSVPVSVEVTKETKKTDQKKSSLLSLVTGKKEAAKNSDAESIPDRTQKEEENKAAEEKSEQETKRLEPPTDLSRGNPSADSQPEAFTSKQPLNPFEEERKPEKAAAPAKAKAVKPRLHPVKPMNTTANKSQSKDLNVISTMNEKLLEMNIKKYSPSDPAYAYAQLTHDELIQLVLKQKDTITKKDLQVRELEDYIDNLLVRVMEETPNILRVSTSGNRKAGKM
- the RAB11FIP1 gene encoding rab11 family-interacting protein 1 isoform X2, producing MSAPAPRWVPTHVQVTVLRARGLRSKAAEGQGGSDAYAVMAVGRDKFSTSVAERCQGEPLWREEATFELPPPPRPVVLRLTVMHRALVGLDKFLGRAEVDLAALREDGGRRHSRWYKLRSKPGKKEKERGEIEVDIQFMRSNMTASMFDLSMKDKTRSPFGKLKDKLKGKRSSGLSDTASAIVPSTTHSPADSEDEAPEKEKKKSKFKTLFSKPGLRKNSLSQSMSVLPTPQPVDAGVRHRPKDFHLEWDDEDLETSPTSERTFEIPLDEESSPSVFKHIKAATLDTRQLNQPTPGNTKKEGLSLFSGLRSKNDPVSKSSLCINGSHVYMEEKDSTPASSPSPRNFRKKQVSASEENLFSRSTKGPEEMGRTSPSNAMSGSASLETFKALSLPSYKLLSGEEYVETSVPVSVEVTKETKKTDQKKSSLLSLVTGKKEAAKNSDAESIPDRTQKEEENKAAEEKSEQETKRLEPPTDLSRGNPSADSQPEAFTSKQPLNPFEEERKPEKAAAPAKAKAVKPRLGLSSEEETKATLPTLAPDSLPAYLSLHHINSDNNPFVSKMEQKVPDSEGITSASLPSFTAEHLSGKNPFNPSWGRGAPALGTDHVAIPSSHHLAASAPKGQISHSGNNPFASEWGRDPEGSDAYASTSPLPAHSLHSGGHFNGNNPFISKTGWGVDVPGLTAVTASSPVGLPGDGDNSSAGLSADLSYSAVTASGSSLSVASTRNVNAVANPPGTPVDPGVASKNQCDSVQAQVGTSLDRSKLVLFAENSAEQPPSSESELKEKQEVWREKRREEHSPTSDPQDAPPDTNESSPVGSVNPVHSAHTQPHQEAAAGRAGREGAVTPQPAPRLSLMQGYPRVSQADELSVGPSGEGEGSASGLALQNEKSPGAFGCLPQNGSVTALVPPVKLRADSSSRRVRKEGDEDLFDSLTNLKSALSVTGDHNMRLAALPAIPEAGSDDELQGDCQENHGVAADDQNISESVGRKPLHENQQESSDSSAAGGVTLSAGGGSAVPVLPAGGHGHEVSKQAPDSGMTSHSSEHSSCFEKQVIDTGVGERAESDFFEPSVSSSSLSCSSQPCSSSRSLSSDTPSQRAESPKKPTAEGFADKAGNSGKKKLLQAWVSPSETYPNQTQQSGETMSPKHRLHPVKPMNTTANKSQSKDLNVISTMNEKLLEMNIKKYSPSDPAYAYAQLTHDELIQLVLKQKDTITKKDLQVRELEDYIDNLLVRVMEETPNILRVSTSGNRKAGKM
- the RAB11FIP1 gene encoding rab11 family-interacting protein 1 isoform X4 codes for the protein MSAPAPRWVPTHVQVTVLRARGLRSKAAEGQGGSDAYAVMAVGRDKFSTSVAERCQGEPLWREEATFELPPPPRPVVLRLTVMHRALVGLDKFLGRAEVDLAALREDGGRRHSRSHREQWSCIEELYTDSTLFRWYKLRSKPGKKEKERGEIEVDIQFMRSNMTASMFDLSMKDKTRSPFGKLKDKLKGKRSSGLSDTASAIVPSTTHSPADSEDEAPEKEKKKSKFKTLFSKPGLRKNSLSQSMSVLPTPQPVDAGVRHRPKDFHLEWDDEDLETSPTSERTFEIPLDEESSPSVFKHIKAATLDTRQLNQPTPGNTKKEGLSLFSGLRSKNDPVSKSSLCINGSHVYMEEKDSTPASSPSPRNFRKKQVSASEENLFSRSTKGPEEMGRTSPSNAMSGSASLETFKALSLPSYKLLSGEEYVETSVPVSVEVTKETKKTDQKKSSLLSLVTGKKEAAKNSDAESIPDRTQKEEENKAAEEKSEQETKRLEPPTDLSRGNPSADSQPEAFTSKQPLNPFEEERKPEKAAAPAKAKAVKPRLHPVKPMNTTANKSQSKDLNVISTMNEKLLEMNIKKYSPSDPAYAYAQLTHDELIQLVLKQKDTITKKDLQVRELEDYIDNLLVRVMEETPNILRVSTSGNRKAGKM
- the RAB11FIP1 gene encoding rab11 family-interacting protein 1 isoform X1, with product MSAPAPRWVPTHVQVTVLRARGLRSKAAEGQGGSDAYAVMAVGRDKFSTSVAERCQGEPLWREEATFELPPPPRPVVLRLTVMHRALVGLDKFLGRAEVDLAALREDGGRRHSRSHREQWSCIEELYTDSTLFRWYKLRSKPGKKEKERGEIEVDIQFMRSNMTASMFDLSMKDKTRSPFGKLKDKLKGKRSSGLSDTASAIVPSTTHSPADSEDEAPEKEKKKSKFKTLFSKPGLRKNSLSQSMSVLPTPQPVDAGVRHRPKDFHLEWDDEDLETSPTSERTFEIPLDEESSPSVFKHIKAATLDTRQLNQPTPGNTKKEGLSLFSGLRSKNDPVSKSSLCINGSHVYMEEKDSTPASSPSPRNFRKKQVSASEENLFSRSTKGPEEMGRTSPSNAMSGSASLETFKALSLPSYKLLSGEEYVETSVPVSVEVTKETKKTDQKKSSLLSLVTGKKEAAKNSDAESIPDRTQKEEENKAAEEKSEQETKRLEPPTDLSRGNPSADSQPEAFTSKQPLNPFEEERKPEKAAAPAKAKAVKPRLGLSSEEETKATLPTLAPDSLPAYLSLHHINSDNNPFVSKMEQKVPDSEGITSASLPSFTAEHLSGKNPFNPSWGRGAPALGTDHVAIPSSHHLAASAPKGQISHSGNNPFASEWGRDPEGSDAYASTSPLPAHSLHSGGHFNGNNPFISKTGWGVDVPGLTAVTASSPVGLPGDGDNSSAGLSADLSYSAVTASGSSLSVASTRNVNAVANPPGTPVDPGVASKNQCDSVQAQVGTSLDRSKLVLFAENSAEQPPSSESELKEKQEVWREKRREEHSPTSDPQDAPPDTNESSPVGSVNPVHSAHTQPHQEAAAGRAGREGAVTPQPAPRLSLMQGYPRVSQADELSVGPSGEGEGSASGLALQNEKSPGAFGCLPQNGSVTALVPPVKLRADSSSRRVRKEGDEDLFDSLTNLKSALSVTGDHNMRLAALPAIPEAGSDDELQGDCQENHGVAADDQNISESVGRKPLHENQQESSDSSAAGGVTLSAGGGSAVPVLPAGGHGHEVSKQAPDSGMTSHSSEHSSCFEKQVIDTGVGERAESDFFEPSVSSSSLSCSSQPCSSSRSLSSDTPSQRAESPKKPTAEGFADKAGNSGKKKLLQAWVSPSETYPNQTQQSGETMSPKHRLHPVKPMNTTANKSQSKDLNVISTMNEKLLEMNIKKYSPSDPAYAYAQLTHDELIQLVLKQKDTITKKDLQVRELEDYIDNLLVRVMEETPNILRVSTSGNRKAGKM
- the RAB11FIP1 gene encoding rab11 family-interacting protein 1 isoform X3; its protein translation is MKAPCCQHSWICLNECLMACKSRWYKLRSKPGKKEKERGEIEVDIQFMRSNMTASMFDLSMKDKTRSPFGKLKDKLKGKRSSGLSDTASAIVPSTTHSPADSEDEAPEKEKKKSKFKTLFSKPGLRKNSLSQSMSVLPTPQPVDAGVRHRPKDFHLEWDDEDLETSPTSERTFEIPLDEESSPSVFKHIKAATLDTRQLNQPTPGNTKKEGLSLFSGLRSKNDPVSKSSLCINGSHVYMEEKDSTPASSPSPRNFRKKQVSASEENLFSRSTKGPEEMGRTSPSNAMSGSASLETFKALSLPSYKLLSGEEYVETSVPVSVEVTKETKKTDQKKSSLLSLVTGKKEAAKNSDAESIPDRTQKEEENKAAEEKSEQETKRLEPPTDLSRGNPSADSQPEAFTSKQPLNPFEEERKPEKAAAPAKAKAVKPRLGLSSEEETKATLPTLAPDSLPAYLSLHHINSDNNPFVSKMEQKVPDSEGITSASLPSFTAEHLSGKNPFNPSWGRGAPALGTDHVAIPSSHHLAASAPKGQISHSGNNPFASEWGRDPEGSDAYASTSPLPAHSLHSGGHFNGNNPFISKTGWGVDVPGLTAVTASSPVGLPGDGDNSSAGLSADLSYSAVTASGSSLSVASTRNVNAVANPPGTPVDPGVASKNQCDSVQAQVGTSLDRSKLVLFAENSAEQPPSSESELKEKQEVWREKRREEHSPTSDPQDAPPDTNESSPVGSVNPVHSAHTQPHQEAAAGRAGREGAVTPQPAPRLSLMQGYPRVSQADELSVGPSGEGEGSASGLALQNEKSPGAFGCLPQNGSVTALVPPVKLRADSSSRRVRKEGDEDLFDSLTNLKSALSVTGDHNMRLAALPAIPEAGSDDELQGDCQENHGVAADDQNISESVGRKPLHENQQESSDSSAAGGVTLSAGGGSAVPVLPAGGHGHEVSKQAPDSGMTSHSSEHSSCFEKQVIDTGVGERAESDFFEPSVSSSSLSCSSQPCSSSRSLSSDTPSQRAESPKKPTAEGFADKAGNSGKKKLLQAWVSPSETYPNQTQQSGETMSPKHRLHPVKPMNTTANKSQSKDLNVISTMNEKLLEMNIKKYSPSDPAYAYAQLTHDELIQLVLKQKDTITKKDLQVRELEDYIDNLLVRVMEETPNILRVSTSGNRKAGKM
- the RAB11FIP1 gene encoding rab11 family-interacting protein 1 isoform X5, giving the protein MSAPAPRWVPTHVQVTVLRARGLRSKAAEGQGGSDAYAVMAVGRDKFSTSVAERCQGEPLWREEATFELPPPPRPVVLRLTVMHRALVGLDKFLGRAEVDLAALREDGGRRHSRSHREQWSCIEELYTDSTLFRWYKLRSKPGKKEKERGEIEVDIQFMRSNMTASMFDLSMKDKTRSPFGKLKDKLKGKRSSGLSDTASAIVPSTTHSPADSEDEAPEKEKKKSKFKTLFSKPGLRKNSLSQSMSVLPTPQPVDAGVRHRPKDFHLEWDDEDLETSPTSERTFEIPLDEESSPSVFKHIKAATLDTRQLNQPTPGNTKKEGLSLFSGLRSKNDPVSKSSLCINGSHVYMEEKDSTPASSPSPRNFRKKQVSASEENLFSRSTKGPEEMGRTSPSNAMSGSASLETFKALSLPSYKLLSGEEYVETSVPVSVEVTKETKKTDQKKSSLLSLVTGKKEAAKNSDAESIPDRTQKEEENKAAEEKSEQETKRLEPPTDLSRGNPSADSQPEAFTSKQPLNPFEEERKPEKAAAPAKAKAVKPRN